A window of Leclercia adecarboxylata contains these coding sequences:
- a CDS encoding DUF1294 domain-containing protein, producing MNLPFLCYFLLALAAAGSALLPHPLAMWFLLASALTFVIYGADKMAARKAWRRVPESTLLVCGVVGGWPGAIFGQQLFRHKTQKQPFKTYFRVSVILNVGVLVLAAWWFQYL from the coding sequence ATGAACCTCCCTTTTCTCTGTTATTTTCTGCTGGCTCTGGCCGCCGCGGGCAGCGCCTTGCTGCCTCATCCTCTGGCGATGTGGTTTCTGCTCGCCAGCGCGCTGACGTTTGTAATCTACGGTGCCGATAAAATGGCGGCCCGCAAAGCCTGGCGCAGGGTGCCGGAATCGACCTTACTGGTATGTGGCGTTGTCGGGGGATGGCCGGGGGCGATCTTCGGCCAGCAGCTGTTTCGCCATAAAACCCAAAAGCAGCCTTTCAAAACCTATTTTAGGGTGAGCGTGATTCTCAACGTTGGGGTGCTGGTACTGGCGGCCTGGTGGTTCCAGTATTTGTGA
- a CDS encoding GNAT family N-acetyltransferase, with product MITIEKSYPTSTDSQTLIDQLSSELAAITGDSGKSHFDPRDVSGARAMWVIAKDENNQPVGCGAFRPLTETTAELKRMFSDRSCPGTGAALLAWLEEAARGMGYLELWLETRKINTRAVQFYLKHGYVQRENYGPYIGRDEAICFAKRLSG from the coding sequence ATGATTACCATCGAAAAATCCTATCCGACCTCAACCGACTCTCAGACGCTCATCGATCAACTCTCCTCAGAGCTTGCCGCGATCACCGGCGACAGCGGTAAAAGCCATTTCGACCCGCGGGATGTCTCCGGGGCGCGGGCGATGTGGGTGATAGCGAAAGATGAGAATAATCAGCCTGTGGGCTGTGGTGCATTCCGCCCATTGACTGAGACCACTGCCGAACTGAAACGCATGTTCTCTGACCGGAGCTGCCCGGGTACTGGCGCGGCGCTACTCGCCTGGCTTGAAGAGGCGGCGCGGGGAATGGGCTACCTGGAGCTGTGGCTTGAGACGCGCAAAATTAACACCCGCGCGGTGCAGTTCTATTTAAAGCATGGCTATGTGCAGAGAGAAAACTATGGCCCCTATATCGGGCGCGACGAGGCCATCTGTTTTGCCAAAAGGTTAAGCGGCTAG
- a CDS encoding helix-turn-helix domain-containing protein, with the protein MSRDIFSELMEGMDALQEHKEGKRTLRTHHVAVRKETELTPEELKGIRHDLNLSQALFARYLHTATKTYQNWEQGLAKPNRQAALLIRIVQKSPQALSLLAAMN; encoded by the coding sequence ATGAGCAGAGATATTTTTTCAGAATTAATGGAAGGTATGGATGCCTTACAGGAGCATAAGGAAGGTAAGCGGACGCTTCGTACCCATCACGTCGCAGTGCGTAAGGAAACGGAGTTAACACCGGAAGAACTAAAAGGGATCCGTCATGATTTGAATTTGTCTCAGGCGCTGTTTGCAAGATATTTGCACACTGCAACGAAGACCTATCAGAACTGGGAGCAGGGCCTGGCAAAACCTAACCGTCAGGCGGCGTTGCTGATCCGCATTGTCCAGAAGAGCCCCCAGGCTTTATCCTTATTGGCGGCAATGAACTAA
- a CDS encoding diguanylate cyclase translates to MRIATITNWAYGATVCLTIASGVAMLMASSAEKVERQAVEQRYVFDQLTEEVEVDAWALSDLARLYVIKQAPPVADAYRQKAASMAGVEHRLQKLQDAGASDEELALLHEGLTQADALQDEQQRAIASVSSGQQAEAIERLYGERYESELEQVQNQIDHFRQMLDRRTDVAIEDATAKSHGLRTLSEVMVGLTALMFLFVLGFILKRRVLRPVVRLSDVVNRLASQDYAVEAPDYRQIDEIGDMAQAIRIFRENGLVRQRLEKERDADWAIRELLARMTQRLQGCESVEDVLNVARLFAPSIAPGIAGRLYLLEQDPWQMRCAAEWLNPQGEPDPFHPDQCWAVRRGQSHPPVNGEPDIACYHLPDSSARHALCVPLIAQGEAIGLLSFQNLTPAMAPSRAYLELMAEALGLALANQRLRDALLEKALFDPLTGLRNRHHLEDALRTQMNQALHSGHPVSCLMIDIDHFKAINDRLGHEAGDQVIKSVAAIVQRAVSDKGMPFRYGGEEFLALLPGADEAAAFATASEIHSAVHSLALRYELSEIGPVDVSIGIASYPQHAQGENLLRAADVALYRAKELGRSRIVSFGMLEAGNQPPGANI, encoded by the coding sequence TTGCGTATCGCCACTATTACTAACTGGGCATACGGTGCCACGGTCTGTCTGACCATCGCTTCAGGGGTGGCCATGTTGATGGCCTCCAGCGCCGAAAAGGTGGAGCGACAGGCCGTAGAACAGCGCTACGTCTTCGATCAACTCACCGAAGAGGTGGAGGTGGACGCCTGGGCGCTCTCGGATCTGGCCCGCCTGTACGTTATCAAGCAGGCGCCCCCGGTGGCAGACGCGTATCGCCAGAAAGCGGCCTCCATGGCTGGAGTCGAGCATCGCCTGCAAAAACTGCAGGACGCGGGTGCCAGCGATGAGGAGCTGGCCCTGCTGCACGAAGGGTTAACCCAGGCCGATGCTCTGCAGGATGAACAGCAGCGCGCCATCGCCAGCGTCAGCAGCGGGCAGCAGGCGGAGGCCATCGAACGGCTTTATGGCGAGCGCTATGAAAGCGAACTGGAACAGGTGCAGAATCAGATCGACCATTTCCGCCAGATGCTGGACCGCCGCACCGACGTGGCGATTGAAGATGCCACGGCAAAATCCCACGGGCTGCGGACCCTCTCCGAGGTGATGGTCGGCCTGACCGCGCTGATGTTCCTGTTTGTGCTCGGTTTTATCCTTAAGCGCCGGGTGCTGCGCCCGGTGGTCCGTCTGAGCGACGTGGTCAACCGGCTGGCGTCCCAGGATTATGCCGTCGAAGCCCCGGATTACCGTCAGATCGACGAGATTGGCGATATGGCCCAGGCGATCCGCATCTTCCGTGAAAACGGCCTGGTGCGGCAGCGGCTGGAAAAAGAGCGCGACGCCGACTGGGCGATCCGCGAACTGCTGGCGCGCATGACGCAGCGCCTGCAGGGGTGTGAATCCGTCGAGGACGTGCTGAACGTGGCGCGGCTGTTCGCTCCCAGCATTGCGCCGGGGATCGCCGGGCGGCTTTATCTTCTCGAACAGGATCCGTGGCAGATGCGCTGTGCCGCCGAGTGGCTCAACCCGCAGGGCGAGCCCGATCCCTTCCATCCGGACCAGTGCTGGGCGGTACGTCGTGGCCAGAGCCATCCGCCGGTCAACGGCGAGCCGGATATCGCCTGCTATCACCTGCCCGACAGCAGCGCCCGGCATGCCCTTTGCGTGCCGCTGATTGCCCAGGGCGAAGCCATCGGCCTGCTCTCCTTCCAGAATCTCACCCCGGCGATGGCCCCGTCCCGCGCCTATCTGGAGCTGATGGCCGAAGCGCTGGGTCTGGCGCTGGCCAACCAGCGTCTGCGCGATGCCCTGCTGGAAAAAGCGCTCTTCGATCCGCTGACCGGGCTGCGCAACCGCCACCATCTGGAAGATGCCCTGCGCACCCAGATGAACCAGGCGCTGCACAGCGGTCACCCGGTAAGCTGCCTGATGATCGACATCGACCACTTCAAAGCCATCAACGACAGGCTGGGACACGAGGCGGGCGACCAGGTGATCAAAAGCGTGGCGGCGATTGTCCAGCGCGCGGTAAGCGACAAGGGCATGCCGTTCCGCTATGGCGGGGAGGAGTTTCTGGCCCTGCTGCCGGGCGCCGATGAAGCGGCGGCGTTTGCCACAGCCAGCGAAATCCATTCCGCCGTGCACAGCCTGGCGCTGCGCTACGAGCTGTCGGAGATTGGCCCAGTGGATGTGTCCATCGGCATTGCCAGCTATCCCCAGCACGCGCAGGGTGAAAACCTGCTGCGCGCTGCCGACGTGGCGTTGTACCGGGCGAAAGAGCTGGGGCGTTCAAGGATTGTGAGTTTTGGGATGCTGGAGGCGGGGAACCAGCCGCCGGGGGCGAATATCTGA
- a CDS encoding AI-2E family transporter — protein sequence MRFNGLTKGFFILILLLVTWAFFDVLAPYFSAILWAAILAVIFYPVKNALRIRLGDRNGLAALLSVLLICLIVFIPLMVIFSSLAYELNVVYTRLQQNDTQFSTVVASLFNHLPHWLRTLMIEHDLDTAAQIQQKLSEAALRGGQYLAGSAFLIGKGTFGFAISFGVMVYLLFFLLKDGPWLVRQILDSLPLSNFAKHHLFAKFAGVARATVKGTAVVALVQGLLGGIAFWIVGIKGSILWGALMAFLSLIPAVGSAIIWVPAAIFLFATQQLWQGLFIVGFFVLIVGLVDNILRPLLVGKDTKMPDYLILITTLGGMEIYGINGFVIGPLIAALFIACWNLLSGRDHAGNAEEIDDAIIEEGKNSPDL from the coding sequence ATGCGATTTAACGGACTGACCAAAGGGTTTTTCATTCTCATACTCCTGCTTGTCACCTGGGCGTTTTTTGATGTCCTGGCGCCCTACTTCTCGGCGATCCTGTGGGCCGCTATCCTGGCGGTGATTTTCTACCCGGTCAAAAACGCCCTGCGTATCAGGTTGGGAGATCGTAACGGGCTGGCGGCGCTGCTCAGCGTTCTGCTGATCTGCCTGATTGTTTTTATTCCGCTGATGGTGATCTTTTCCTCGTTAGCCTATGAACTTAATGTCGTTTATACGCGCCTGCAGCAAAACGACACCCAGTTTTCCACCGTGGTGGCGAGTCTGTTCAACCATCTGCCCCACTGGCTGCGCACGCTGATGATCGAACACGATCTCGATACTGCCGCGCAGATCCAGCAGAAGCTCTCTGAGGCGGCGTTAAGAGGCGGGCAATACCTGGCCGGCAGCGCCTTCCTGATCGGTAAAGGCACCTTTGGCTTCGCCATCAGCTTTGGCGTGATGGTCTATCTCCTGTTCTTCCTGCTGAAAGATGGCCCCTGGCTGGTGCGCCAGATCCTCGACAGCCTGCCGCTGTCGAATTTTGCCAAACACCATCTGTTTGCCAAGTTTGCCGGGGTCGCCAGAGCGACGGTAAAAGGCACGGCCGTGGTAGCACTGGTGCAGGGTTTGCTGGGCGGGATCGCCTTCTGGATAGTCGGTATCAAGGGCAGCATTTTGTGGGGGGCGCTGATGGCGTTCCTGTCCCTTATCCCGGCGGTGGGCTCGGCCATCATCTGGGTACCGGCGGCCATCTTCCTCTTCGCCACGCAGCAACTCTGGCAGGGGCTGTTTATCGTCGGGTTCTTTGTGCTGATCGTGGGGCTGGTGGATAACATTCTGCGTCCGCTGCTGGTGGGTAAAGACACCAAAATGCCCGACTATCTTATTCTGATCACCACGCTGGGCGGGATGGAGATTTACGGCATCAATGGCTTTGTGATTGGGCCGTTGATCGCGGCGCTGTTTATCGCCTGCTGGAATCTGCTCTCGGGGCGCGATCATGCCGGTAATGCCGAAGAAATTGATGACGCGATTATCGAAGAAGGTAAAAATTCGCCTGACTTATGA
- the mmuP gene encoding S-methylmethionine permease: MQTQQNGQLQRTMKTRHLIMLSLGGVIGTGLFFNTGYIISTTGAAGTLLAYLIGALVVWLVMQCLGELSVAMPETGAFHVYAARYLGPATGYTVAWLYWLTWTVALGSSFTAAGFCMQYWFPQVPVWVWCVVFCAAIFALNVISTRFFAEGEFWFSLVKVITIIAFIILGGAAIFGFIPMQDGTPAPGLSNLTAEGWFPHGGLPILMTMVAVNFAFSGTELIGIAAGETENPHKVIPVAIRTTIARLIIFFIGTVFVLAALIPMQQAGVEKSPFVLVFEKVGIPYAADIVNFVILTAILSAANSGLYASGRMLWSLSNENTLPRCFARVNKNGVPLTALSVSMLGGVLALFSSVVAPDTVFVALSAISGFAVVAVWISICASHFIFRRRHLQAGKPLSALQYRAPWYPLVPVLGFVLCLVACVGLAFDPSQRIALYCGLPFVALCYGAYYLTQNLKTQEPEHVAE, translated from the coding sequence ATGCAAACACAACAAAACGGGCAGCTTCAGCGCACCATGAAGACTCGCCACCTGATCATGCTGTCGCTTGGCGGCGTGATTGGCACAGGGCTGTTTTTTAATACGGGTTACATTATTTCGACCACCGGGGCGGCGGGCACGCTGCTGGCCTATCTCATCGGCGCGCTGGTGGTCTGGCTGGTGATGCAGTGTCTGGGCGAACTCTCCGTCGCGATGCCCGAAACCGGCGCCTTTCACGTCTATGCTGCGCGTTATCTCGGCCCGGCAACCGGCTACACCGTGGCGTGGCTCTACTGGCTCACCTGGACCGTCGCGCTCGGGTCGAGCTTTACCGCCGCCGGTTTTTGCATGCAGTACTGGTTTCCGCAGGTGCCGGTCTGGGTGTGGTGCGTGGTCTTCTGCGCGGCGATCTTTGCCCTCAACGTCATCTCGACCCGCTTCTTTGCCGAAGGGGAGTTCTGGTTCTCGCTGGTGAAAGTGATCACCATCATCGCCTTTATTATTCTGGGTGGCGCGGCCATCTTTGGCTTTATCCCGATGCAGGACGGAACGCCTGCGCCGGGGCTGAGCAACCTCACCGCCGAAGGCTGGTTCCCCCACGGCGGCCTGCCGATCCTGATGACCATGGTGGCGGTTAACTTTGCCTTCTCCGGCACCGAGCTTATCGGCATTGCCGCCGGGGAAACCGAAAACCCGCACAAGGTGATTCCGGTTGCCATCCGCACCACCATTGCCCGCCTGATTATCTTCTTTATCGGCACCGTGTTTGTGCTGGCGGCGCTGATCCCGATGCAGCAGGCCGGGGTGGAGAAAAGCCCGTTCGTGCTGGTGTTTGAAAAGGTCGGCATTCCCTATGCAGCGGACATCGTCAACTTTGTCATCCTGACGGCGATCCTCTCGGCGGCCAACTCCGGGCTCTACGCCTCCGGGCGGATGCTGTGGTCGCTGTCGAACGAAAACACTCTGCCGCGCTGCTTTGCCAGAGTGAATAAAAACGGCGTACCGCTCACCGCGCTGTCGGTATCGATGCTCGGCGGCGTGCTGGCGCTCTTCTCAAGCGTGGTGGCGCCGGACACGGTGTTTGTCGCGCTGTCGGCCATTTCCGGCTTTGCGGTGGTGGCGGTGTGGATCAGCATCTGCGCCTCGCACTTTATTTTCCGCCGTCGTCATCTGCAGGCGGGCAAGCCCCTGAGCGCGTTACAGTATCGCGCCCCGTGGTATCCGCTGGTGCCGGTGCTGGGCTTTGTCCTCTGCCTGGTGGCCTGTGTCGGCCTGGCGTTTGACCCGAGCCAGCGTATTGCCCTTTACTGTGGATTGCCGTTTGTGGCGCTCTGCTACGGGGCGTACTACCTTACCCAGAATCTGAAAACCCAGGAGCCTGAACATGTCGCAGAATAA